The genomic region AGAAACCCCCGTAAGGACCAGCCAGTCTGATCCCAAGCATAAGCCAAGTTCATCACAGCttcatgaaaaaataacaacttcTGGGGTTTTTGCCGCGCACAGCAAAATACGGtgttgcagaaatattttgtaggcAGCTTTCTGTACAATAACCTGCTGCTCTGGAGGCACAGCTACCTAATATTGATCGAGGCATATCTTTCAGCACGGCATCACATTTTGTGTTGCTATCAAGCCGTGTGATATGCTTTATGTTTTAATAAGCTCCGTTGTTTTCTTCTCaaaccacttctttttcttccaaattccCTTCAACCACGGCGATCTTGTCTTATATGGCATTATTTCTTTGTTGCAAAACTTCATAAATACAGAGGTATATGCATACCTCTAggtcttaattttttctgttaaacacCAGTAAAAGTGTATCTGGACGGATAACTAGATATTTTAATGTATCCCTAATTTTTAATGTACAGATTAGGTTCTACCTAGCTAGGAATATCCGAAGCCTCATGTGCACATATGCTCTCTCTCAATCTGGTTCTCTCCCTTTTGCATTTAAAGCGTGTAGTAATGTGCTGGACTTCTACCTTTGGAGAATTTAGTTCAAATCTGACTTACATTATAAGCAAAATTGAGCTGCAGAAGATCATTCTAATTATTGAAAGTATTTGCCTAATCTTTAGCATGTTATAGCATGGTCATTACCATTTACAGTATATTACAGTTagagcatttaaaatatgttcacaGCAGGGCACTATCCTGATAGCTCCTGTAGTGAAAACCAGTGTGAGGGGAGGATACGCTGCATACAATACAGTGTGACAGTCCAAAGGGCAATAAACTTGGTCCAGTGAATGAGCAGCAGATCATCGTTCGAAGGTGAATAATTCCACATTGTTCTAAGCTGTACTTATCTATACAGAAAACACATCCAAAGGGATTGTTACCTTCCTGTCTTCTTGAAGAAGGCAGGCATTTATGGAGAAGTAGGGTagggaggcagggggagaaggcaggagacAGCTCCTTTCATAGACTTAGCGCCGAGATATGGATGCACTTAActgaagggggaagggggggatgctttcttctgtcttcatatgatgaaaataaaaagtgatcAGGATAGATTTTTGTTATCCTCTGGGCATTAAAAgcttaaatgcaaaatgcatgaCTTATTATATCTAGCCAACTCTTAGGGGTAAATAGGCAGTATGGGGAATTAGTTGTTGTTAATTGGACTTCTGAGCTGAATTCCCAGGGTGCTGCACTGCAAGCATACcccttttgttttaatattgaaaTAGGGAGAAGCCAGCTCTGTGATGGATTCATTCCAGTATAGAACAGCAGAGCATGCTAAATCATCTTCATCCAAATACTTAGTTGCATTTgctgaatgtaaatattttagggTTAATTTCTACATGTACTATAGAAGGTATTTGGTTTTCCATTGaccattttaaaactgtaaggCAGATCTTCAAGTAGCATAAATTGCCTAATTGTTCTGTAGCATCTGAAGATATGGCTCGTTGTTTCTTAAGCTGTCatctaaatatataaaacattttctatgaaatttgGGGCGCTCGATTCTGCTGCCAGTGAACTGAAATCTTCAGGATTGCATGGCAGTGAGTGTAGTTTCagtgatacaatttttttacaaaaagtgCAATCTTGAAAATCGTATTTTGTGTCATTTTATCAATATCACGCACAGTATTTCTTCCTCAGAAAGTTTTAATAAcaatcacaaaataaaaccaaagttCTCTCACAGATCCGGGAgacccagaaaaaaatagtttttgctTCAGGCTTTTGTTCTAGGAGCCAGTCCAGTCTGCATGTGCTGAAAAAAGCGATAAAGTAGCAATCCCCAGAGCAGAGGCCACAGGTCACACATCTCCTTTAACACCCTGTTGTAGCTGATCCTCCTTGCATAGCTAATTGCCACTGGTATAATCCAGAAGGTAACAGAAAAACCCAGGCTAGCCTTCCATGTTCCTGTCAGTAAAACAtcacaaagaaatgttcccAGTGGTCCTGAAGTGCTCAGAAAAATAACCTAGGGAGATGTTTAAATGAATTATAAACCCCTTAGAGAACCTAAGCAGCAAAACCTTCCTGTACCTCTTCATGTATCTTTAAATCATgaacacaaatatttgtttttaaaggtacaCTAATGCGTGATTGACCTTTCCTTATTCTTCACCTCTCCTGATATGGTCAACATTTGCCATGGTAGGCAGCCCTTCCTATGTTAAAgaacaaagcaacagaaagatGTCCAAAACACCAGATTCCATCGACACTTAACCTCTCACTCAACAGTTCGGTCCCAGTCAATTCAAAGGAGTTTTATTGTTTATTGGACTAAAAATGGAGTCTAGCCTATAGCTTTCTCACCTGTTTGCAGGATCCATGTCAATTTATGGCAGAcgtttttcagtcatttcttgTGGTAAGCAGCTCTGTACAAAGGAGCAGCTACTCCTAGTATTTGGTGTTCACCGCTCTCCCCAAAATTCTGCGAAGAAAGACTTGCACGGTAACTCTTTTTGCAGAATCCCTGAGATTTTATCAAATAGTAACCTTAATTACTCCTATTTCAAAACTGGGAAAGTTGGACTTACACCAGCTAGGACTAGCACTTAGGTAACTAGATGGTCAAGGTGTTTGGGAGCCACCTGAAGACATTACATTACGGACACCCAAAATCCCAGTAACCACCATCAGTGCCCACACAGATGATTACACTGCCCTTAATTAAGTGATTTACCCAAATATGCCATGGGAAGCCATGTCAGCAAGGGTGCTTCGCCCCTTTGATCCCGGGCGCAGGACGCCGGGAGGCACATCCTCCCCGTACGGCCGGAGAAATGCGGCCATACCCCTCGCCTCGGGCGGCTGCTGTCGGGGGAAGGAGCAGCTAGGTGACGATCCTGAGCAGCTCTGGAGACATTTCCAGCGCGAGTCTTTCTGGAGATGTGAGCTGCCTACAGCGTTATACACATTGCTGGGAAAAGATTGCCTCCGTGGCCCTGATGCCTGGGTGGCCAGAAGGCTTAGACGTCAGCAGCGGACAGGATTTAGCTTGCATTTGACACCGGGgatgaaatacagtttttacaGCCTGGAAAAGCTGTGCAGAGcccctttatttttccattgctcCACACCGTAGATGGGTGGACGGACACAACACCGCTGCACTGGGAGGACCGATACGAGGAGGACGAGATGTCGTAGGCCAGGGACCCCTATTTCATCTTGGGGACTGGATGCAAAGCGGCCGTGAGCCATCACCACGCAGAATTCACATCTCAGCTGCGTGTGCTGCCCGTGGGCTCGGTACCCTGCTCCGTCTTAAACACTTTCCACAGCGGGAGGGGGACTGCCCACAAAGCCTATTTAATTAGGCGTTGTGTAGGAAGGACGAACTCCATCCCAAGTGAGTTGGAGGATTGCATGTCTCCTCCAgatggtgaattttttttttttttttttctaaggcagGAGAAAGTAAGCAGGTGTGAGTATGGGGCCTACCTGTATTGGTTTTAATCAGCAACTTTAAGCAAACTCAGTGTTCTCatcagaaaaggggaaaaataaacagctgagCACTGTGATTCATTTACACTTCAAATATACTTTGAGTTGGTTATTCCTCAATTAATCAAATAGCTGGTGTATCCCTAAAGTAGTATAAAGTGACACGCTGTGTGAAATCAATTTTCCCTTCCAAAATCATTAAATTCAGTAGCCTGTGACTACATCCCTGCTAATTCTAGTACCGGTCCTTTCATCCTCCATTAACTTTGGCACGCCTAACAGGctgtcaaaaataatttcccagaacgtaaataattcagaaattaaaaattaataaataataacagaGAGCTACTGGGAGATAGACTGGGTCAATTAGTCAGCTCTGCATTCTGTTTCTTCGCAGCAGGGGGGCAGCCACATTCGTTACTAGAATCTTTCCTCCGATTCCTAGGTCTGATTTACTGCTCTTCATTACTGGATCCAGTCAGACACAATTACCTCCATCACTATCTCAGTTCCTAACTTcaaagaaacacacattttcttgtctgctttttttctccttgcagcaGCCTCAGCTTGACGTCCCTGGAATTTCTTCCACGCGGACTAATTAATAAGACTTTGACTTATCATATTCACTTCTCTTCTTTGATGTCCTACCTTAGTCAATCATCCTATTTAATTAGAATTTCAATGATAACTTTACTTATCTCGTGGCTagatgtaaattaaaataacgggattttaattctctttcttaCGGGGTTATGacatttctgacagaaaaagtttCAACCCAAATACGATGTTATGTACTTCCTATGCTAGGAGTGCATTCCACTaaattgtttttccctttgctacaaaataattttgcttgtttAACAAGCtccactgaaatggaaatgaactACAGTTTCTCGTAACGTAATTTGCACAGGTCCGTGTTATGGAAGGTTATGTTAATATAATCAGATTGTGACAAATACCACATAGTTaacaaggaaaaggaatgggatttttaagaaaaaaaaatatctctggaaGGACAATGGACCACAGGtcctcttcttctttctgcCCTTTCTGGCAGTTGCTAGTACTTTTCCAAGGTTTCTCGCTTCCTTCCCTCATTTACAGACCTAATCCTACTGGTTGTATCCGAGTGGCACCTGAGGTTGGATTCCGATTTCAATGAGacatttctaaaacacataTCCATCCCCTGTTCGTAGAAATGGTATTGTGGCTGCGGCTTAACGGAAGCAGTGTATCCCTCAGCTAtcgcttttttttcctctctgcagtaCCCAGTATGTGCTTGCACACAAGCTCGCTTTCCTTCCCATGCCTCTTAGAATTTGCCAGTCTAGGTTGGTAAGACAGCAAGTGAATACGAGTGAAAACaatctctcattttttaattgaagctTATGGTGCAGGAGAGCCCTAGAAGGATCTGTGAACAGAAGTAAATGGAGCAGCAGTGTCCTCGTGGGGCCTGGGAGATCCCTGGAAGTGGGACAGGAGGGTGAGGAAAGTAAAGGGGGATGCTTTCTGGGGGTCCAGCTGCACTTATCGAGCCTTACTCATTTGGGCACTCTCACTCTTACTCTGGTGGAACTTCCCATGAGACCAAGTGAATGGTTGTGCACATAGGTAGggactttcagaaaaaagagaggTAAGGACAGGACCAcgtggaaaagaaagcaaggatgGTCAACATACCAAGAACTGGTCTTATACCAAGAACTGTGAACAAATTGTTCTTCTGGTGCAGTAAACAGAATATGGTGACAACTTGCTGGCTGGTGTAAAATGCACCACATTACTAATCTGCCCTCAGACATGATTATCTTCCTAATCATCTCTGGTGCAAAAGAGGTTTCCAGTTTTGCACTGCCAATAAGCAAATACAGCCTGGAAGCCAACCTCCagttttcttaaggaaaaaagcccACACCCTTAGGCCCTATGCTTCCACTGACACcctagaaggggaaaaatgggTTTTATAGGATGCCACTGTTACATTTCCAAGTCGATGGGTTGTGCGTTTGCTAATCCATCCCCTTTGTTGTActcaaggaaagaagaaagtgcaGAAAGAGTTAATGAGACATCTCAGACACAGAAAATAACTGCTCCCCAAAGAGATGGTTTGGTCCTGTGAAGAGGTAGGAGTAGCAGAGAACATGAGAGAATCACTTGACTAGCACTAATCTGTACAAAATGGGCTTAGTGAGCTCCTGCTTCAAATCTTATCCCCACATGAGATAGCATTAAACCAGTTGTCATAAAGCTAACATTTCTAGATGCTCTGGTGAGCCGTTTGCCTGATAGCCCTGGTCCTCTTACAAAATAAACGGCAAATGTTTGAAAAACTAGGCCAGTGCATCAGCAGAAGCAAACCACTGGAATTTAAGCGACAGCTCCTAAAATTTACACCAGTTGAGTTTAGAGCCCAAATCAGGTAAGTTCAAAAAAATATCGATACTGTTGTTCAATAATAAAATAGTTACCTGTTGCACTGACAATATCTAAACTAAACTATTCCATCATAATTTCATAGTGTTGTTCTTTAACAACTGGATTCTGTTACACTTTCATATTTAGGCATGATTATTTAATCTAATTTAATTGGCTTTCTTATTCCCCTCAGGGTCCTGGGCCTAGAAAGTTCATATTAAATACTCTAATTGCTCTGAAATTTACTTGTCGTCTGAAATATGctcctattttaaatatacccTAAAATCTAGTTCAtacatattttctcttcttttacgAATTAGAAAAAATCTGGTGTCCATAATTTGCACTTAAAAAGAGTCAATAATtaaccaaaataataattatagaTCGAAAACAGGGAGGATGCAGTACAATGAACTGCAAGTTACAAACCCGTAAATAAGGCCAGGAGCACACATCAAAGCTTTCCGAGCACCTGCTACACTCCAAAAGCAAAGCCGAAGCCGCTAACGACAGCAGCGGCATCCTACATATTTAATGGACGGGTCCTTGGTTATCATTATAGAACATTGCTCAGGCCAGCAGCGCAAAAGAGCATTTCAGGGCTTAAAGACGGTGGGCCCAATCCTGTGCTCCTTGCACGTGGCGATTTCCCGTTGACGCTACACGAAGATTTTGCCCGTACAGGTCAGCACCAATTGCGGCGGCAGCCGCGATGCCTTCACACGCGCCGCGAGAAGGAGGGGATGGACTTTGTGCGGCAGAGCGGGACCACCACCGGCAGCAGAGGCCGGGGAGCAGAAGGGGTGGAAACGTGCGCTTTAAAATCTCTTGGCCTTTGATGTGTCAGTGCCACGTAGCAGGGTGGGAGCGGGATCCATTAGGGAGGCCACAAATGGAGAGCGGGGGCCTTCCTATTGCCAGCCAGCTGCCGATTTCAGAGCGCAGAGGCCAGCTCTGCTTGTCAACGTCCTTCTCAGCTTGTCAGGGATCTGCACGCGTGGGAAGGGAGCTGAAACAAACGTCTGGGAGGAGAAGCGCGATCCGGTGGGGCTCCTTCCAGCGAGcattcctcccttccttccgATGAAAGCGGTGCTTAATGCAATTGCAAGGGGCTGGTAGGGGTagcttttgtgtgtttgttttttagtaaCTGCACATTTAGCAGATCTACCACCACTGGAATGCTGTTCCTGGATGCTGACAAGCCATCTTACGCTCCCTTAGCtcttgctgtttcctttcttttcttttctcagggATCTACCAGAGgctattaaatacaaaagtcagaaaacaaaacccagctcaGGCAGCTTGTAAGATGCCGACTGCTGAACGTGAGGAGGGTGTATTAAGGGAAAGATCAACTAGCCGTGTCCTGTTTCCCCTATGCTTTTCCTAGGTACCTATGGCGTGGAGATGGGATTTTGGGTCAGGTGGACCTTTGAcctgagcagcagagaaagtttTATATCTTCATATACCTGCTTGAGCGCCTGCCCCGGAGCACGTGAGACAGCAAGTACGTGCCTTGGTAAACAGGCAAGAGGATTTTCTGCCCGAGACTCCCAGCGCAGCTGCCGGCACAGCAAGGAGGTGTTAGGCAAGTGTCGGTAGTGTGTGGCTCTCCACGGAGCCCAGTTTCGGGATCAGCCTGTCAGACGGGTGCAGTGCCCGGGAAGGCGGCTGTCGGGCGGTAGCGAGGGCGTCTCGGGAGGAAGGGAGGTTAGCACTTCGGTGCCCAAGGCAAGGTATTCTTGAACAACTTGAACACCGCAAAAAGAGGGAGGGTGCAACCCTCTTCCCAACGAGGCTGGCAGGAGAAGGGGTGCAGTCTTCAACGGGGACCAGCCTTCTCCCCGTGTAAGTTTTTGCGTAAGAGCGCACAGTTTCCAGGTGTGTTATCTGCCGGTTTGGCGTGGAAAAGGGTGGATGAGTGGCTTGTAATTTAGAGCTTAGAACAGCACACTGAGAAATGGTTTATGGGCCTACGACTACGTAACTACCATAACGAAGAACAAAACGTTCTTTCATGAGGAAAGAAGCTGAAGtttcataaaaatagtttttcagtaaaacataaaaaatttttaaaaatgtggtgcggggggggggagaaagcaTGTGCTTTCCCGGAATCCCGGGGAAAAgtgaagcagctgcagcagagaggatTTTGCCGTGCTTTACCacgtcccgtccccccccccccccccatcagctCCGCCGCCCCCGCTGGCCGCGGCAGCGCTGCCGGCCCGGCCGGCTCTCAGCCCGCTCCTGCCGCTGAGCGGCGCCCCGCCCCGTTTCAGCCGTACAACATGGCACCACCCGTGCGCCTCCGCTTCCGTACAACATGGCGGCGCCCACGCCCCACCGCGGCCGAGAGATGAGCCACGGCTATTCCTTCCGGGTTCCAGAGCGCCACTATTTCAATGTTGAACGGCGCGTTTCCGCCTCCTCTTCCGGGTCCGGCGGCGCCAGGTATGGCGGAGGGTTGATGAGGGCTGTAGGCGCCCATCCGCCCCCATCCGcggcccggcgggcggcgggggcggccaGGGGCCCCGGGGAGCTGTGGTGAGGGACGGGCGGCGCTGCTGCCGGCGCtcgggccggcggcggggccagAGCTGCGCGGCGGCGAGGCTGGGCCTTCCCAGGCCTCTGCGGCGGGGCTCCCGACAGGGGCCCGCGTCTCCCGGGCCGCAGCGAGCCGCTGGCGGGGGCTGGGGCGCTGGCCCCCGCCTCCTCCCGGCCCAGCGCCCGAGGAGTGccagccccggcggcggggggttGCCCTGAGGGCCTCCGAAGGCTGCCGGCGCCTCTCTGGGGCCTTTATCCCTTGCGCCGCTGCGGAAGCCGGGTACTGCGGGTGTCGCTGCCCTGGTCGCGTTGTGCTGGGCCCGGAGAAGGCCCCGGTCTGGGCCTCGGGTGTGACCGACGCAGTTTGCTGTCAGGTGGGATAGGGGGAAGACAGCGTTTGCTTCGGCTCGAAGTTTCTAGCCTTGCCAACGAAGCTTATGGTGATGAGAAAATACACAGCTGCTAAAGCTTTAATAATGTTTTAGGGGAGCTGACATTATACAGGCAAGACCCTGACGTCGTACTGCGTCCAAGTTAGTTTGGACGAACTTCATTGCAAATCCCAGTCTACCCACTGTCCcgtgttttgttgttttttagtGTAGTTCTGTTGGCTGTCATTGATGaggaaatgctttaattttgttaataCTAATACAGAATCAGCCGCTGCTGATTCATGTCTGGCCCAGTGCTTCAGTGCAGGTGCTGCTGTGATGTGTGAACTTACATGTGGACATGGAGCCTTTAAACTAGCGCTGCTTTGTTTTTGACTAATTTAGGTGTAAAAAATGGTTCAGCGCCTGACCTACCGCCGTAGGTTGTCCTACAACACAGCTTCCAACAAGACCAGACTGTAAGTAAGACATAATAGTTTCtgagaaaacttattttttaagaaagctaAGTTTAAGTTTAGATTGTTACATTAACTGAGTATTTTTCTGCCATACTTAGGTCCCGAACACCCGGGAACAGGATTGTTTACCTTTACACCAAGAAAGTGGGGAAGGCACCAAAGTCAGCATGTGGTATATGCCCAGGAAGACTTCGTGGTGTAAGTATTAGCTGTACTggcataagattttttttttttttttttacagcagtgttTTTTCAGTACAAAGAGCCTTTTCAAGTAATACAACATGCCTGTTCATTGATGAATTCTTGTTGGAAcaactttcttctttaaaatattcttctccAAATGTTGTAAAGTTTAACTGGTGAAATAAGCTTTGAAAGCTTAAAGAGTAAGtgcttttttaatgcttgttgttttcattgctgttatGTCTGAACCTTTTCGTTTTATAAGATGTAACTGGCTGAAATTTTTAGAGCTAGACTGAGGTGATTCTGTAGCAGGTTTAAAAGTCTAAATTGGACCTATTAGGTAGACTTTCAAAAAAAGCCATAAGCCATATTTGActttcagttttagaaaaagGAATGAATGTTTTTCACAGTATATTTTTGTCCAAAATGTGGTGTAATCTTGGTGTAATGCCATTGGTCTTAGCAGTGATGGGAATGCTCGAGTAAGGTCAACCTTTGAGCAGTTCCTACCCTTGGGAAAACAACCttttttataaacaattttttaacGAATCTGTTGGCGAACCCCTGTGGTAGAATGAAAAGTTCAGCTTAGGAATGCTGAAGGAACAAGCTGCGGCTTCAGCCACTTTTTTGCATCTTGAATAGTCAACTTCAggtgttgctgcttttttaaactATCAAAGTGAATTTGCTTTATATGGCCATTATCCAAAATTACTGTCTTATGATACACttctcatttttgctttctgtaggTTCGTGCTGTGCGTCCTAAAGTTCTTATGAGGCTGTCAAAAACGAAGAAGCATGTTAGCAGAGCCTATGGGGGTTCCATGTGTGCTAAGTGTGTCCGTGACAGGTAAGCTTACAGAAAGCTAACTTTATTCTCGAGGTTACTTCATATGAGACTTTTACATCTCACTGTGTTTTCATAATGTGGACCGAGACTTTGAAGACTTGTGTGACATTGGTGTAGTAAAATGGAGAGGGTAAGCATGGGGCACATTTGCAGTGATGTGTGCGATCTTGTCCCTTGGATTTGAGCTAGTTACTGTGTGTGGAGCTCCTTTGTAGAGAGTTTATGTTGTTCTTAGTTTCTTACTGCATTGTTACTTTGTTGCTAAACATTCtggatttttacattttatactGAGTCCCCCTagtaaagatttttctcttctgttgtcCTGTTTTGTCTTATGCAAAGATACAAGTGTAAGATCAGTTGAGCTTTTCGCTTCTTTCTGGTGTTTTGGGATTCAAAGATACTAATTGGTTGTGTGGTAAGCATCTTTATCTGGTGAAGCTTTAAGATGGCCTTTGTTGGGCCTCACTGAATCCAGTTTTACTGTGTAACAACTGTAGGTCCTATACTTCTTGGCAAGTTTGAGGAAAAAGTGTGTATTATAAAGAATATGTCATCTCTGTGAATGGTAATCAAAGCAGATCCCTGGAGTCAGCAGTCTAATGCCAGTTATTTCATCTGTAGTGCAAATCttgccagcattttttttttttttttgcttgtgtgaGTTCGAAGTTAAATCGCATTAGGTGCTACTGAAGACAGGTTGTTACAACTGCAGATCTGTAACATaacttttctgtgttaaaaggcaatttttttctgagtgttttGCCAAACACTTTATGAACTTGGtagttcatttttaatacatgaGTATGCCTTATTCTGcctaaaccaaaaaacacaGTCACCTCCTTCCCTGCAATTGGCAGCTTTTTGCCTGCATCTCTTCAGGCATCTTTGGTAGGTTTTGTGTACTGCAAAGTAGCCGTATATACCAAATGCATGTGGAAtagcattttaatgttttgaggTAGAGTGTGTATGGTATATTTGTGCTTTTAACTCAAAACCATCAAATAGGCTGTTGATGTGAGAGTACTATAGCATAGGTCCATCTGCATGGTGGCCTTCCATGTCTTCCAGAAATAATGGTATTTAGGCATGACTTGACCTGCCAGAGTTTTCCCCGTTTATGTGCAGGGAGCTTTAATCCTGATAGGGGAACTGTTCTTGTTCTGATAACTGGACTCACATAAAGTTTTCTGTCGTTCTAAGGAAGAGAGCTGACCATGACTGGTCACACCAATTCTGATTTTAAGAACATCTAAATGAATTTGCCAGTGAGGAATTTTGCCTCTTGCCTTTGAAATTAGTGAAGGTGGTAATTTTTCCAATGTTCAGCCATCAGGTATTACCTTGCTTGCCTACGAGCCCCTCACCCTAAATTGGCAGGCACGCTAGGCCTTCTTCCCCAAACCACTACATTCGTACAGTGCCACAGTCCCTGTGTTTTGATGCTGACAAGAAAATCAATGGTTTCCCTTTTTATGTAATTGTGGAACTAACACATGTGCAGTGACT from Aquila chrysaetos chrysaetos chromosome 1, bAquChr1.4, whole genome shotgun sequence harbors:
- the RPL34 gene encoding 60S ribosomal protein L34, translated to MVQRLTYRRRLSYNTASNKTRLSRTPGNRIVYLYTKKVGKAPKSACGICPGRLRGVRAVRPKVLMRLSKTKKHVSRAYGGSMCAKCVRDRIKRAFLIEEQKIVVKVLKAQAQSQKSK